Proteins encoded in a region of the Haloglomus salinum genome:
- a CDS encoding type II toxin-antitoxin system death-on-curing family toxin, which produces MPGEPENDTGDIEYPTVDTVLVLHETIIEGDARSEPGVRNEGDIEYALQHIEHGSFGERPGSLHETAFQLFRLLVSNHPFVDGNKRTALQSTVVLYEQNGHELRYGADMESFVRLLALDERLVRPAPAAEYLSMRAVPTGSTDGGDPGSGMASAGRSEVPPELVEELRDIEHLPRADLRSLREDCGVTFRDLVAVEELRHPVLKAFARADIREHQDIYDRLAES; this is translated from the coding sequence ATGCCAGGGGAACCGGAGAACGACACCGGCGACATCGAGTATCCGACCGTCGACACCGTTCTGGTGCTTCACGAGACGATTATCGAGGGCGACGCGCGCTCGGAGCCCGGTGTTCGGAACGAGGGGGACATCGAGTACGCGCTCCAGCATATCGAACACGGGTCGTTCGGGGAGCGCCCCGGCTCGCTCCACGAGACGGCGTTCCAGTTGTTCCGGCTGCTGGTGTCGAACCACCCGTTCGTCGATGGGAACAAACGAACCGCGCTCCAGTCGACCGTCGTCCTCTACGAGCAGAACGGCCACGAACTCCGCTACGGTGCTGATATGGAGAGCTTCGTTCGGCTACTGGCACTCGACGAGCGACTGGTGCGCCCCGCACCGGCAGCCGAATACCTCTCGATGCGCGCGGTTCCCACCGGCTCGACGGACGGTGGTGACCCGGGTTCGGGCATGGCCTCGGCGGGGCGGTCGGAGGTGCCACCGGAACTCGTGGAGGAACTCCGGGACATCGAACACCTCCCCCGGGCCGACCTTCGCAGCCTCCGGGAGGACTGCGGCGTGACCTTCCGGGACCTGGTCGCCGTCGAGGAGCTCCGTCACCCGGTCCTGAAGGCGTTCGCCCGGGCGGACATCCGGGAACACCAGGACATCTACGACCGTCTCGCAGAGTCCTGA
- a CDS encoding DUF7536 family protein yields MSDLDAEHATDTDADVPDRPGVANVVAALHVRRNAAVGFTLGALFTVFVVYVYVVVPDRPYSLALWATLGFVLAVGMGLLLTAILTLRSALHRARELE; encoded by the coding sequence GTGTCCGACCTCGACGCCGAACACGCCACCGACACCGACGCCGATGTCCCCGACCGGCCGGGCGTCGCCAACGTCGTCGCGGCGCTGCACGTCCGCCGGAACGCCGCCGTCGGCTTCACGCTCGGCGCCCTGTTCACCGTGTTCGTCGTCTACGTCTACGTCGTCGTCCCCGACCGGCCGTACTCGCTGGCGCTGTGGGCGACGCTGGGGTTCGTCCTCGCGGTCGGGATGGGGCTGTTGCTGACGGCGATTCTCACGTTGCGCTCGGCGCTCCATCGGGCGCGGGAGCTGGAGTGA
- a CDS encoding ATPase domain-containing protein, with the protein MTDERRSTAEDDATGGPDPEAPRDDGEAEAEPDPGHPHAGERCAFCELPIPTDGVEVSHDGETYRCCSAACRDALERVEFDPAAGGGHRRVRSGVAAFDSSLPQGFPRNAFVLLAGEAGSRDRAVHAELVWRALQRGEPVVVVSFKEPPGSVVQQFLTLEWNVLPFLESGQLHIVDCFTYRLSDRDQMFDRMDEWNAHLYDVATDATTTIRDPTDLWEVRNKVDNALEARDMVDEGLVLIDSLTELGTLVQPVQAYDFVKDLRADVSKGRFVPIFAGATIAGGHDGFPHDLGYVVDGIVEMRLNEEIIPDTLIKQARIRKLNGVLVIPEWHAYEYTSGLGMVTFDPEEEQEKTRRRRAAAARENGDAALDAGDENGDHRKGETPAPVGPESAPPDEPKPGAEARDD; encoded by the coding sequence ATGACCGACGAGCGCCGGTCGACCGCCGAGGACGATGCGACCGGTGGTCCGGACCCGGAAGCGCCTCGCGACGACGGCGAGGCCGAGGCCGAGCCCGACCCCGGCCACCCACACGCGGGAGAGCGGTGCGCGTTCTGTGAACTTCCCATCCCGACCGACGGGGTCGAGGTGAGCCACGACGGCGAGACGTATCGCTGCTGTTCGGCGGCGTGCCGGGACGCACTCGAACGAGTCGAGTTCGACCCCGCTGCCGGCGGCGGTCACCGCCGCGTCCGGTCGGGCGTGGCGGCGTTCGACAGCTCGCTCCCCCAGGGGTTCCCCCGGAACGCGTTCGTCCTCCTGGCGGGCGAGGCCGGCAGCCGTGACCGCGCGGTCCACGCCGAACTCGTCTGGCGGGCGCTCCAGCGCGGCGAGCCCGTCGTCGTCGTCTCGTTCAAGGAGCCGCCGGGGAGCGTCGTCCAGCAGTTCCTCACGCTGGAGTGGAACGTCCTTCCCTTCCTCGAGTCCGGGCAGCTTCACATCGTCGACTGCTTCACCTATCGGCTCTCGGACCGTGACCAGATGTTCGACCGGATGGACGAGTGGAACGCCCACCTCTACGACGTGGCGACCGACGCCACCACGACCATCCGCGACCCCACGGACCTCTGGGAGGTCCGGAACAAGGTCGACAACGCGCTCGAGGCCCGGGACATGGTCGACGAGGGGCTGGTCCTCATCGACTCGCTCACCGAACTCGGGACGCTCGTCCAGCCCGTCCAGGCCTACGACTTCGTGAAGGACCTCCGCGCGGACGTCTCGAAGGGCCGGTTCGTCCCCATCTTCGCCGGCGCGACCATCGCGGGTGGCCACGACGGGTTCCCCCACGACCTGGGCTACGTCGTCGACGGTATCGTCGAGATGCGGCTCAACGAGGAGATCATCCCGGACACGCTCATCAAGCAGGCCCGCATCCGGAAGCTGAACGGCGTCCTCGTGATTCCGGAGTGGCACGCCTACGAGTACACCAGCGGGCTGGGGATGGTGACGTTCGACCCGGAGGAGGAACAGGAGAAGACCCGGCGGCGCCGGGCCGCGGCCGCGCGCGAGAACGGCGACGCCGCGCTCGACGCCGGGGACGAGAACGGTGACCACCGCAAGGGCGAGACGCCGGCGCCGGTCGGGCCGGAGTCGGCGCCACCGGACGAGCCCAAGCCCGGCGCCGAGGCACGCGACGACTGA
- a CDS encoding efflux RND transporter permease subunit, with translation MKRPREVARLLVDERRRLTLVAILVATLLLGAAAPSVELSTSLEQFRGGTEPAAADSYVEREMSGSVAGVEQSLLVVRNTNESAGATERNVLTEEGYLTVLRIQERLLANETVNRTLVAEQRPISMANAVAIIAIQDQQGVPVDQMDIEPRPSLSEQKEALRNISEYQRRLYTTYAIGEVLSDPEHTWPDGGGFAFVPLSYEGNGKTAPATGIVLSHDEDTDPKNLTTAQLTAQRIAEDELSAPARDAVIVGNGIINAELRQSSLDSLTIVGPFALGLMVLVLLFAYRDLVDAALGLLGVGMVLTWAFGFMGWMDITFNQLFVAVPVLLMGLSVDYAIHVFMRHREERPPDTGGESDRRSASRSRGAAADGGARDTARTDGGRPEDDEVDDTEDTEDTEDTEDETGGFVFGDDAFSDPDEGPDDEPEDVADAADTSNPPDEPAEGSPGPDRTASGGGRDPDPPGGPSGATGGPLDDITDTMTVGLAGVGTALALVTLTTATGFLANLTSGVGPIREFGVVSAVGIVAALVVFGAFIPALKVEVDRFLEARGHDRRRAAFGTQGRFESLLGTIVTFAHRTPWLVVGVALLATFAGIAGATQVSNQFEQDDLLVDDSDVPGWADDLPPAFQPANYTAQASLDYVEEEGFIYDGTFTQYVIRGDVTQDAALDRAQRAGDRVNDTGVVLQLPDETYATQTPVRLMNTVASRNETFAQVKRQADTDGDGIPDRNIEAVYDTLYRVAPAAAPTMVAREDGEYVALRVKVPVNGTYSESTITERVRNASAPVQGNGLRTVPTGQPIKNQAVAAQLLSTVNTGLLITLSIVLVILMLVYRRTEGYPSLGVVTLLPIAFALAWILGTMFVLDIPFNVMTALITSFTIGIGVDYAIHLSERYMQELHAQGDMGAALETAVLGSGGAMLGSAITDIAGVGVLAFAILVPLQQFGIITALTIAYSFIGAVVVLPALLVLWTRRYGPDEVRGGTGASRSRSPEPMSVDD, from the coding sequence GTGAAACGCCCCCGCGAGGTGGCACGACTCCTCGTCGACGAGCGGCGTCGGCTCACACTCGTCGCCATCCTCGTCGCGACGCTCCTGCTCGGCGCGGCGGCACCGTCGGTCGAACTCTCGACCTCGCTCGAACAGTTCCGCGGCGGCACCGAACCCGCCGCCGCCGACAGCTACGTCGAACGGGAGATGTCCGGCTCCGTCGCCGGCGTCGAGCAGTCGCTGCTCGTCGTCCGCAACACCAACGAGTCCGCCGGCGCCACCGAGCGCAACGTCCTCACCGAGGAGGGGTACCTCACGGTGTTGCGCATCCAGGAGCGGCTGCTGGCCAACGAGACGGTCAACCGGACGCTGGTGGCCGAACAACGGCCCATCTCCATGGCCAACGCCGTGGCCATCATCGCCATCCAGGACCAGCAGGGCGTCCCGGTCGACCAGATGGACATCGAGCCCCGGCCATCCCTCTCGGAACAGAAGGAGGCCCTCCGGAACATCTCGGAGTATCAGCGCCGCCTCTACACCACCTACGCCATCGGCGAGGTGCTGTCGGACCCCGAGCACACCTGGCCGGACGGCGGCGGCTTCGCGTTCGTCCCGCTCAGCTACGAGGGCAACGGCAAGACCGCCCCCGCGACCGGTATCGTCCTCTCGCACGACGAGGACACCGACCCGAAGAACCTGACCACCGCACAGCTCACGGCCCAGCGCATCGCCGAGGACGAGCTCTCGGCCCCGGCGCGTGACGCCGTCATCGTCGGGAACGGCATCATCAACGCCGAACTACGACAGTCCTCGCTCGACAGCCTCACCATCGTCGGCCCCTTCGCACTCGGGCTGATGGTGCTCGTCCTCCTCTTTGCCTACCGGGACCTCGTGGACGCCGCACTCGGCCTGCTGGGGGTCGGGATGGTCCTGACGTGGGCGTTCGGCTTCATGGGCTGGATGGACATCACGTTCAACCAGCTGTTCGTCGCCGTGCCAGTCCTGCTGATGGGCCTCTCCGTGGACTACGCCATCCACGTCTTCATGCGCCACCGCGAGGAGCGCCCGCCCGACACGGGCGGCGAGTCCGACCGACGCTCGGCCTCCCGGTCCCGCGGCGCGGCCGCCGACGGTGGCGCGCGCGATACCGCCCGGACCGACGGTGGGCGCCCGGAGGACGACGAGGTGGACGACACCGAGGACACCGAGGACACCGAGGACACCGAGGACGAGACGGGCGGCTTCGTCTTCGGCGACGACGCCTTCAGTGACCCTGACGAGGGGCCGGACGACGAACCTGAGGACGTGGCCGACGCGGCCGACACATCTAATCCGCCCGACGAACCGGCCGAAGGTTCGCCCGGGCCCGACCGGACCGCGTCCGGCGGCGGTCGTGACCCGGACCCACCCGGTGGCCCCTCGGGCGCCACCGGCGGGCCGCTCGACGACATCACGGACACGATGACGGTCGGGCTGGCCGGTGTCGGGACGGCGCTGGCGCTGGTGACGCTGACGACCGCGACCGGCTTCCTCGCCAACCTGACGAGCGGCGTCGGCCCCATCCGCGAGTTCGGCGTCGTGAGTGCGGTCGGTATCGTCGCGGCGCTGGTCGTCTTCGGTGCGTTCATCCCCGCACTGAAGGTCGAGGTCGACCGGTTCCTGGAGGCGCGCGGCCACGACCGCCGGCGGGCCGCGTTCGGGACGCAGGGCCGCTTCGAGTCGCTGCTGGGGACCATCGTCACCTTCGCCCACCGGACGCCGTGGCTCGTCGTCGGCGTCGCCCTGCTGGCGACGTTCGCGGGCATCGCTGGCGCCACCCAGGTCTCCAACCAGTTCGAACAGGACGACCTGCTCGTCGACGACAGCGACGTGCCCGGCTGGGCCGACGACCTCCCGCCGGCGTTCCAGCCCGCGAACTACACCGCGCAGGCGAGCCTCGACTACGTCGAGGAGGAGGGGTTCATCTACGACGGAACGTTCACCCAGTACGTCATCAGGGGTGACGTGACACAGGACGCGGCCCTCGACCGGGCCCAGCGGGCCGGCGACCGCGTCAACGACACCGGCGTCGTCCTCCAGCTTCCCGACGAGACGTACGCGACCCAGACCCCGGTCCGCCTGATGAACACGGTCGCCAGCCGGAACGAGACGTTCGCCCAGGTCAAACGACAGGCCGACACCGACGGCGACGGCATCCCGGACCGGAACATCGAGGCGGTCTACGACACGCTCTACCGGGTCGCCCCGGCGGCCGCGCCGACGATGGTCGCCCGCGAGGACGGCGAGTACGTCGCGCTCCGGGTGAAGGTCCCCGTCAACGGCACCTACTCCGAGTCCACCATCACCGAGCGCGTGCGCAACGCCTCCGCGCCGGTGCAGGGGAACGGCCTCCGGACGGTCCCGACCGGCCAGCCAATCAAGAACCAGGCCGTCGCCGCGCAGCTCCTCTCGACGGTCAACACTGGCCTCCTCATCACGCTGAGCATCGTGCTGGTCATCCTGATGCTCGTCTACCGCCGGACTGAGGGCTACCCCTCGCTCGGTGTGGTCACGCTGTTGCCCATCGCCTTCGCCCTCGCGTGGATTCTCGGGACGATGTTCGTCCTTGATATCCCGTTCAACGTGATGACGGCGCTCATCACCTCGTTCACCATCGGTATCGGGGTGGACTACGCCATCCACCTCTCCGAGCGGTACATGCAGGAACTCCACGCTCAGGGCGACATGGGCGCCGCGCTCGAAACTGCCGTGCTCGGCTCGGGTGGCGCGATGCTGGGCTCGGCCATCACCGACATCGCCGGCGTCGGCGTGCTCGCGTTCGCCATCCTCGTGCCGCTCCAGCAGTTCGGCATCATCACGGCACTCACCATCGCCTACTCGTTCATCGGGGCGGTCGTGGTGCTGCCCGCACTGCTGGTGCTGTGGACCCGGCGCTACGGGCCCGACGAGGTCCGGGGCGGGACCGGCGCCTCGCGAAGCCGGTCACCGGAACCGATGAGCGTGGACGATTGA
- a CDS encoding valine--tRNA ligase, giving the protein MPSGSYDPDAVEPAWQDRWVETDTYAYESVDDPDLSFSIDTPPPTVSGDLHWGHVYGATLQDFVARFQRMANGEVFFPFGYDDNGIASERLTEDELGIEHSNFERREFQRKCREVCAEYEADFTEKMQALGVSIDWGHTYQTIEPRVQRISQRSFIDLYEQGREYRRRAPTIWCPDCATAISQVETEDDERGSHFHDIEFDVVDSDEAFTISTTRPELLPACVSVFVHPDDDENEHLVGQQARIPLFGQEAPIIEDERVDMETGSGVVMCCTFGDQTDIEWYQAHDLPLRIAIDETGTMTEQAGEYEGMGSDEAREAIVADLDETGALLDKRAITHSVNVHERCDTPVEFLVTEQWYVEILDKKEEYLQAGREMEWYPEKMFTRYKHWIEGLEWDWCISRQRSSGIPFPVWYCESCDEAVVADRADLPVDPLSDEPPVDACPECGHDEFEPEDDVFDTWATSSLTPLINAGWAEGDDDPDSDAMAHPELYPMDMRPQGHDIISFWLFHTVVKCYEHTGEPPFESVMVNGMVLDENRKKMSKSVGNIVAPDEVFEKYPVDAARYWAAGSSVGDDLPYKEKGIVSGERLLQKLWNASKLVDELAPADEVPDEQPELAALDEWLLARLDEEAERAAEHLENRAFSKYRDSLRSFFWHTFCDDYLEIAKGRIRETDDSGARYTLRTAHERFLKLFAPVLSHVTEELWHDMYVDADPVGAEDAAAADGGEAVDSIHRTDWPEPLGLDADIEGGERALEVVSALRKYKSERDLALNTELARVQVYGEVADYVDDIARAMHVETLDLLDDAPEVETVVTGIDLDYSVVGPEFGGDVPDIEAAIESGEYVLEGEGDDATLIAGEHELTADMFDVETERRYDGTGDLLETDGAVVIVG; this is encoded by the coding sequence ATGCCCAGCGGGAGCTACGACCCCGACGCGGTCGAACCGGCCTGGCAGGACCGGTGGGTCGAGACCGACACCTACGCCTACGAGTCGGTCGACGACCCGGACCTGTCGTTCAGTATCGACACGCCACCGCCGACGGTTTCGGGCGACCTGCACTGGGGCCACGTCTACGGCGCCACCCTGCAGGACTTCGTCGCCCGGTTCCAGCGGATGGCCAACGGGGAGGTGTTCTTCCCCTTCGGCTACGACGACAACGGCATCGCCAGTGAGCGACTCACGGAGGACGAACTCGGCATCGAGCACTCGAACTTCGAGCGCCGGGAGTTCCAGCGCAAGTGTCGCGAGGTCTGTGCCGAGTACGAGGCCGACTTCACGGAGAAGATGCAGGCGCTCGGTGTCTCCATCGACTGGGGCCACACCTACCAGACCATCGAGCCACGGGTCCAGCGCATCTCCCAGCGCTCCTTCATCGACCTCTACGAGCAGGGACGGGAGTACCGACGTCGCGCCCCGACCATCTGGTGTCCGGACTGTGCGACCGCCATCTCGCAGGTCGAGACCGAGGACGACGAACGTGGGAGCCACTTCCACGACATCGAGTTCGACGTGGTCGACTCCGACGAGGCGTTCACCATCTCCACCACCCGGCCGGAACTCCTGCCCGCCTGCGTCTCCGTCTTCGTCCACCCGGACGACGACGAGAACGAGCACCTCGTGGGCCAGCAGGCCCGCATCCCCCTCTTCGGTCAGGAGGCCCCCATCATCGAGGACGAGCGCGTCGACATGGAGACCGGCAGCGGGGTCGTGATGTGCTGTACCTTCGGCGACCAGACGGACATCGAGTGGTACCAGGCTCACGACCTCCCGCTCCGCATCGCCATCGACGAAACCGGCACGATGACCGAGCAGGCCGGCGAGTACGAGGGGATGGGCAGCGATGAGGCCCGCGAGGCCATCGTCGCGGACCTCGACGAGACGGGGGCGCTGCTGGACAAGCGCGCCATCACCCACAGCGTCAACGTCCACGAGCGGTGTGACACGCCCGTCGAGTTCCTCGTCACCGAGCAGTGGTACGTCGAGATCCTCGACAAGAAGGAGGAGTACCTGCAGGCCGGCCGCGAGATGGAGTGGTACCCGGAGAAGATGTTCACCCGGTACAAGCACTGGATCGAGGGGCTGGAGTGGGACTGGTGTATCTCGCGCCAGCGCTCCTCGGGTATCCCGTTCCCGGTCTGGTACTGCGAGTCCTGTGACGAGGCGGTCGTCGCCGACCGGGCCGACCTTCCGGTCGACCCGCTCTCGGACGAGCCGCCGGTCGACGCGTGCCCGGAGTGCGGCCACGACGAATTCGAGCCCGAGGACGACGTCTTCGACACCTGGGCCACCTCCTCGCTCACGCCGCTCATCAACGCCGGCTGGGCCGAGGGCGACGACGATCCAGACTCGGACGCGATGGCCCACCCCGAACTGTACCCGATGGACATGCGGCCCCAGGGCCACGACATCATCTCGTTCTGGTTGTTCCACACGGTCGTCAAGTGCTACGAGCACACCGGGGAGCCGCCGTTCGAGTCGGTGATGGTCAACGGGATGGTCCTCGACGAGAATCGCAAGAAGATGTCCAAATCCGTCGGCAACATCGTCGCGCCCGACGAGGTCTTCGAGAAGTACCCGGTCGACGCCGCGCGCTACTGGGCCGCCGGCTCCAGTGTCGGCGACGACCTGCCGTACAAGGAGAAGGGCATCGTCTCGGGCGAGCGCCTGCTCCAGAAGCTCTGGAACGCCTCCAAACTCGTCGACGAACTCGCGCCCGCCGACGAGGTGCCCGACGAGCAGCCCGAGCTGGCGGCGCTCGACGAGTGGCTGCTCGCCCGGCTGGACGAGGAAGCCGAGCGCGCCGCCGAGCACCTCGAGAACCGCGCGTTCTCCAAATATCGCGACTCCCTGCGCTCGTTCTTCTGGCACACGTTCTGCGACGACTACCTCGAGATCGCGAAGGGCCGCATCCGCGAGACCGACGACTCCGGCGCCCGCTACACCCTCCGGACCGCCCACGAGCGCTTCCTGAAGCTGTTCGCGCCCGTCCTCTCGCACGTCACCGAGGAACTGTGGCACGACATGTACGTCGACGCCGACCCGGTCGGGGCCGAGGACGCTGCCGCCGCGGATGGGGGTGAGGCCGTCGACTCCATCCACCGGACCGACTGGCCCGAACCGCTCGGCCTCGACGCCGATATCGAGGGCGGCGAGCGCGCCCTGGAGGTCGTCTCGGCGCTCCGGAAGTACAAGTCCGAGCGCGACCTCGCGCTGAACACGGAACTGGCCCGGGTGCAGGTGTACGGCGAGGTCGCCGACTACGTCGACGACATCGCCCGCGCGATGCACGTCGAGACCCTCGACCTGCTGGACGATGCCCCCGAGGTCGAGACGGTCGTGACGGGCATCGACCTCGACTACTCGGTCGTCGGGCCGGAGTTCGGCGGCGACGTGCCGGACATCGAGGCCGCCATCGAGTCCGGGGAGTACGTCCTCGAGGGCGAGGGCGACGACGCGACGCTCATCGCCGGCGAGCACGAACTCACCGCCGACATGTTCGACGTGGAGACCGAGCGCCGCTACGACGGCACCGGCGACCTGCTGGAGACCGACGGCGCGGTCGTCATCGTGGGATAG
- a CDS encoding potassium channel family protein, with protein MAVEYEPVSVKEVLAEMKDTAELLIDLSYSAVLLGSTEVAHEVLELEERMDVLQMQARMSLLMAARNPEDAESLAPVLGVVGAAEKISDAAGDIAKVVVEEVGLPESMRTALPEAVEALVPVGVAAESPLAGTTLGESNLETETGVRIIAIRRDGDWLLNPDHGTHVQPGDVALLRGAVENIAEVHEQLCGQPYEPPDPDEPSIADLERALDSIVLMKDMSELAVDLAYGAILYDSEALAEEVLELEAEVDALQSRFEAWILRAAASVDDPVSLRGLVHLATATEVISDAAVEISEGVLRGLGTHPVITEAVWESDEVIVRYTVSPGSPLDGATLGDAEVATETGMRVIAVRRGEPAEAATTGESDWVVSPGPETRLRADDRFVAKGTRSGAGRLAELAGDEPPETG; from the coding sequence ATGGCAGTCGAGTACGAGCCGGTGAGCGTCAAGGAGGTGCTGGCGGAGATGAAAGACACCGCCGAACTGCTCATCGACCTCTCGTACTCGGCGGTGCTGCTCGGCAGCACCGAGGTCGCCCACGAGGTGCTGGAACTCGAAGAACGGATGGACGTGCTCCAGATGCAGGCCCGGATGAGCCTGCTGATGGCTGCACGCAACCCCGAGGACGCCGAATCGCTCGCGCCCGTCCTCGGCGTCGTCGGCGCCGCCGAGAAGATAAGCGATGCCGCCGGCGACATCGCGAAGGTGGTCGTCGAGGAGGTGGGGCTGCCCGAGTCGATGCGGACGGCGCTCCCCGAGGCCGTGGAGGCGCTGGTCCCGGTCGGCGTCGCCGCCGAGTCCCCGCTCGCGGGCACGACGCTGGGCGAGTCGAACCTGGAGACCGAGACCGGCGTCCGGATTATCGCCATCCGGCGCGATGGCGACTGGCTACTCAACCCGGACCACGGGACCCACGTCCAGCCGGGTGACGTGGCACTGCTGCGGGGCGCCGTGGAGAACATCGCCGAGGTTCACGAACAGCTCTGTGGCCAGCCCTACGAGCCACCGGACCCGGACGAGCCCTCCATCGCCGACCTCGAACGGGCACTCGACTCCATCGTCCTGATGAAGGACATGAGCGAACTCGCCGTCGACCTCGCGTACGGGGCCATCCTGTACGACAGCGAGGCGCTCGCCGAGGAGGTGCTCGAACTCGAGGCGGAGGTCGACGCGCTCCAGTCCCGGTTCGAGGCGTGGATACTGCGAGCGGCCGCGAGCGTCGACGACCCCGTCTCGCTCCGGGGCCTGGTCCACCTCGCGACCGCGACGGAGGTCATCTCCGACGCCGCGGTCGAGATAAGCGAGGGGGTCCTCCGGGGGCTGGGTACCCACCCGGTCATCACCGAGGCGGTGTGGGAGTCCGACGAGGTCATCGTCCGCTACACGGTCTCGCCGGGCAGTCCGCTCGACGGGGCGACGCTGGGCGACGCGGAGGTCGCGACGGAGACCGGGATGCGTGTCATCGCGGTCCGCCGCGGCGAGCCGGCCGAGGCCGCCACCACGGGCGAGTCGGACTGGGTGGTCTCGCCCGGGCCGGAGACGCGGCTCCGCGCCGACGACCGCTTCGTCGCGAAGGGGACCCGCTCGGGAGCCGGTCGCCTCGCCGAACTGGCCGGCGACGAACCACCTGAGACGGGCTGA
- a CDS encoding succinylglutamate desuccinylase/aspartoacylase family protein has product MTSLGTASAAPGEKDTGRLPVGEARDGSEVGLPVAVVNGARDGRTLYVQAVSDGDELNGLGVVQRLYPRINPKELSGTLLIVGIVNHYGFQVAEHRNPIDDTKLNRAYPGNANGTASERIAAATFDAATRADLVLDLHQGSTSRMINETRVRCGPRHRLHRDCLELAKVFGCGYILDQKGPDGQLARAAPDEGIPTIDPELGGAVGWDEESIRLGLQGVMNVLTYYDFLDGTHDPDAQTRATGFEQYGAPAGGLVSFHADLGDTVERGDTLFEVTDPFGTVKSEVTADTAGIFWRTRRLPQIATGEYVCSVGTDIDQY; this is encoded by the coding sequence ATGACCAGCCTCGGGACGGCGAGTGCGGCCCCCGGCGAGAAGGATACGGGCCGGCTACCCGTCGGTGAGGCCCGCGACGGGTCGGAGGTGGGGCTCCCCGTCGCCGTCGTCAACGGGGCTCGGGACGGCCGGACGCTGTACGTGCAGGCCGTCAGCGACGGCGACGAGCTCAACGGCCTCGGCGTCGTCCAGCGGCTCTACCCCCGCATCAACCCGAAGGAGCTCTCGGGGACACTCCTCATCGTCGGCATCGTCAACCACTACGGCTTCCAGGTTGCCGAGCACCGCAACCCCATCGACGACACGAAGCTGAACCGCGCCTATCCGGGCAACGCCAACGGGACCGCCAGCGAACGCATCGCCGCCGCCACCTTCGACGCCGCGACGCGGGCGGACCTCGTGCTCGACCTCCACCAGGGCTCGACGAGTCGCATGATAAACGAGACCCGCGTCCGCTGTGGCCCGCGCCACCGCCTCCATCGGGACTGCCTCGAACTGGCGAAGGTGTTCGGCTGTGGCTACATCCTCGACCAGAAGGGCCCCGACGGTCAGCTCGCCCGGGCCGCCCCGGACGAGGGCATCCCGACCATCGACCCCGAGCTGGGAGGGGCGGTCGGCTGGGACGAGGAGTCCATCCGCCTGGGGCTACAGGGAGTCATGAACGTGCTGACCTACTACGACTTCCTCGACGGCACCCACGACCCCGATGCCCAGACCCGCGCGACGGGCTTCGAGCAGTACGGCGCCCCCGCCGGTGGCCTCGTCTCCTTCCACGCCGACCTCGGCGATACCGTCGAGCGCGGCGACACGCTGTTCGAGGTCACCGACCCGTTCGGCACGGTCAAAAGCGAGGTGACCGCCGACACCGCGGGCATCTTCTGGCGTACGCGGCGGCTCCCGCAGATCGCCACCGGGGAGTACGTGTGCTCGGTCGGCACCGACATTGATCAATACTAA